The following proteins are co-located in the Paludibaculum fermentans genome:
- a CDS encoding nicotinate phosphoribosyltransferase encodes MSALLTDLYQLTMAAGYWCAGKTGEVATFELFVRRLPPNRNFILAAGLDQALEYLLNVRFTEEEILYLKGLPQFHRVPEGFFDALRAFRFTGDVFAAREGTPLFPGEPILTLRAPLLEAQIPETFLLATIGFQTLIATKAARIVEAAGGRSVVEFGTRRAHSPDAGVYAGRAAYIGGCTGTSNTLTGMRYGIPVFGTAAHSWVQSFPTELEAYQRLQDLLGPATTYLIDTYDTLEGARRAASLGRPMWGVRLDSGNLVELARAVRTILDEAGLTDAKIMATGDLNEYKILELVATGAPIDSYGVGTELATSSDAPSHGAVYKLVELDANGSRRFTAKISPDKSTVPGAKQIFRYPGHDIVGRASECFLQGCEAMLRPVMLGGEIVGHRPTASEARQYARESLDRLPKKYRSLFECDPPYRIEHSAELIQLTEEFRRSER; translated from the coding sequence GTGAGCGCGCTACTCACCGACCTTTACCAGCTCACCATGGCCGCCGGCTACTGGTGCGCCGGCAAGACCGGTGAGGTGGCCACCTTCGAACTCTTTGTGCGGCGCCTGCCGCCGAACCGCAACTTCATCCTGGCCGCCGGCCTCGACCAGGCGCTCGAATACCTCCTCAACGTCCGCTTCACTGAGGAAGAGATCCTCTACCTGAAGGGACTCCCACAGTTCCACCGTGTACCGGAGGGCTTCTTCGATGCCCTCCGCGCCTTCCGCTTCACCGGCGATGTCTTCGCCGCTCGCGAAGGCACGCCGTTATTCCCCGGTGAGCCCATTCTCACCCTGCGCGCACCACTGCTCGAAGCCCAGATTCCCGAGACCTTCCTGCTCGCCACCATCGGCTTCCAGACCCTCATCGCGACCAAGGCCGCGCGCATCGTCGAGGCTGCCGGAGGCCGCTCCGTCGTCGAATTCGGCACCCGCCGCGCCCACTCGCCCGACGCCGGAGTCTACGCCGGCCGCGCCGCCTACATCGGAGGCTGCACCGGCACATCGAACACCCTCACCGGCATGCGCTACGGCATTCCCGTCTTCGGCACCGCCGCGCACTCCTGGGTCCAGAGCTTCCCCACCGAACTGGAAGCCTACCAACGGCTCCAGGACCTGCTGGGCCCCGCCACCACCTATCTCATCGATACCTACGACACCCTGGAAGGCGCGCGCCGCGCCGCTTCGCTGGGCCGGCCCATGTGGGGCGTCCGCCTCGACAGCGGCAACCTAGTCGAGCTCGCCCGCGCTGTTCGCACCATCCTCGACGAAGCAGGCCTCACGGATGCCAAAATCATGGCCACGGGCGACCTGAACGAGTACAAGATCCTCGAGCTCGTGGCCACCGGAGCCCCCATCGACTCCTACGGCGTCGGCACCGAACTCGCGACGTCCTCAGACGCCCCCAGTCATGGCGCCGTCTACAAACTGGTGGAACTCGACGCCAACGGCTCGCGCCGCTTCACCGCCAAGATCAGTCCCGACAAATCCACCGTACCCGGAGCCAAGCAGATCTTCCGCTACCCCGGCCACGACATCGTCGGACGCGCGTCGGAGTGCTTCCTGCAGGGCTGCGAAGCCATGCTGCGCCCCGTCATGCTGGGCGGCGAAATCGTCGGACACCGGCCCACCGCCTCCGAGGCCCGCCAGTACGCCCGCGAAAGCCTCGACCGCCTGCCGAAGAAGTATCGCAGCCTCTTTGAATGCGACCCGCCCTACCGCATCGAACACAGCGCCGAACTCATCCAACTCACTGAGGAGTTCCGCCGGAGCGAACGATGA
- a CDS encoding WD40/YVTN/BNR-like repeat-containing protein: MRLATLVAGWMLCCAAVHAQSWTPQNSPTTASLRGVRAVSDRVVWASGSHGTFLRTVDGGEHWIAAQVPGAEHLDFRGIWPVDDRIAYLMSAGPGDLSRIYKTEDAGAHWTLQYTQPNAKGFFDSIAFWDGHTGLVLGDPLDGSAELLFTADGGAHWSRLKTPPALPGEGAFAASNTCVFVHGSRDAWYVTGGPGAARVIRSRDAGRTWKPATTPVRNDGQAAGIFSVAFRDDDHGVVVGGDYSKDKEGRQTAAYSSDGGKTWKTPLTPPAGFRSAVKYLPKPGLWIATGTSGSDVSRDDGRNWTHIDNGSYNAISFTRNGVTGWAVGPKGRIARYR, translated from the coding sequence ATGAGATTAGCAACGCTTGTGGCCGGTTGGATGCTCTGTTGTGCCGCTGTACACGCCCAATCCTGGACCCCACAGAACAGCCCCACCACAGCCTCCCTACGCGGAGTGCGCGCCGTCAGCGATCGCGTCGTCTGGGCCAGCGGCTCCCATGGCACCTTCCTGCGCACCGTCGACGGAGGCGAGCACTGGATCGCGGCCCAGGTCCCCGGCGCCGAGCACCTCGATTTCCGCGGCATCTGGCCCGTCGACGATCGCATCGCCTACCTCATGAGCGCAGGACCCGGCGACCTCTCGCGCATCTACAAAACGGAGGACGCCGGAGCCCATTGGACCCTCCAATACACGCAACCCAACGCTAAGGGCTTCTTCGACAGCATCGCGTTCTGGGATGGACACACGGGCCTTGTCTTAGGCGACCCGCTCGATGGCAGCGCTGAACTGCTGTTTACAGCCGATGGCGGCGCCCACTGGTCGCGCCTCAAAACGCCCCCGGCCCTGCCTGGAGAAGGCGCCTTCGCGGCCAGCAATACCTGCGTTTTTGTTCACGGCAGCCGCGATGCCTGGTACGTCACCGGAGGGCCCGGAGCCGCGCGCGTCATCCGCTCCCGCGACGCTGGACGGACCTGGAAACCCGCCACCACTCCCGTCCGCAATGATGGCCAGGCCGCGGGCATCTTCTCCGTAGCCTTCCGCGACGACGATCATGGCGTCGTAGTGGGCGGGGATTACTCCAAGGACAAGGAAGGCCGTCAGACAGCCGCCTACTCCTCCGACGGTGGCAAAACCTGGAAGACCCCGCTCACACCACCGGCCGGGTTTCGCTCTGCCGTGAAATACCTGCCCAAACCGGGCCTCTGGATCGCCACCGGCACCTCTGGCTCGGACGTTTCCCGGGACGACGGCCGCAACTGGACACACATCGACAATGGCTCCTACAACGCCATCAGTTTCACCAGAAACGGCGTCACAGGCTGGGCGGTAGGCCCCAAAGGCCGCATCGCCAGGTACCGCTAG
- a CDS encoding GldG family protein, whose product MSNTWMKSRQTKYTAYAGVYIVVIIAVLATVNFLANRYNKSFDATSNKRYSLSDQTIKLVSGLKQDVTISYFDETTGFAKAKDLLDRYDNLSTKLSVVYIDPFKKPQLAKQFGITQTGTIVLQSGDKRQEARSVSEEELTSAIIRLQKTGDRTACFTTGAGEHSLEDTTNSSYAGVKELVEKNNYKTQVINLIEKPEVPAGCSLVVVAGPKVDYPQPVVDALKKYIEDGGRGLFLSDPPLKTGKETVAENKALLDVLNGWGVTLQANLILDTSGLGGLYGMGPEVALATRYETHPIVREMKRTATAFPLVRSLDVKPTDKTTAEKLASTSKNSIAATNLNAAGGAITMPKGDTQSYTVAAAGTYRTGKQNNNNNVEGRFIVVGSSDWISNYALGFGGNRDLVMNMLNWLTNDEDLISIRPKDPEDRRIQLTGSQMLMVRMVSQFLIPIFVIIFGIMVWWRRR is encoded by the coding sequence ATGAGCAACACCTGGATGAAAAGCCGCCAGACCAAGTACACCGCCTACGCCGGCGTCTATATCGTCGTCATCATCGCGGTCCTTGCCACCGTCAACTTCCTGGCCAACCGCTACAACAAGTCCTTCGACGCGACCTCCAACAAGCGCTACTCCCTGTCCGACCAGACCATCAAGCTCGTCTCCGGACTGAAGCAGGATGTCACCATCTCCTACTTTGACGAGACCACCGGTTTCGCCAAAGCCAAGGACCTTCTCGACCGCTACGACAACCTCTCCACCAAGCTCAGCGTCGTCTACATCGATCCCTTCAAGAAGCCGCAGCTCGCCAAGCAGTTCGGCATCACCCAGACCGGCACCATCGTCCTGCAGTCCGGTGACAAGCGCCAGGAAGCGCGCTCTGTCAGCGAGGAGGAACTCACCTCCGCCATCATCCGCCTGCAGAAGACCGGCGATCGCACAGCCTGCTTCACTACCGGCGCCGGCGAGCACTCGCTCGAGGACACCACCAATAGCTCCTATGCCGGCGTGAAGGAACTCGTCGAGAAGAACAACTACAAGACCCAGGTCATCAACCTGATCGAGAAACCCGAAGTGCCCGCCGGGTGCTCCCTGGTCGTGGTTGCCGGCCCCAAGGTCGACTATCCTCAGCCCGTCGTCGATGCGCTCAAGAAGTACATCGAGGATGGCGGCCGCGGCCTGTTCCTCTCTGATCCCCCGCTCAAGACCGGCAAGGAAACCGTGGCCGAAAACAAAGCCCTGCTCGATGTTCTCAACGGCTGGGGCGTCACTCTGCAGGCCAACCTGATCCTCGACACCTCCGGACTCGGCGGCCTCTATGGCATGGGACCCGAAGTCGCCCTGGCCACGCGCTACGAGACGCATCCCATCGTGCGCGAAATGAAGCGCACCGCCACGGCCTTCCCCCTCGTACGGTCGCTCGACGTGAAGCCAACCGACAAGACCACGGCTGAGAAGCTGGCCTCCACTTCCAAGAACTCCATCGCCGCCACCAACCTCAACGCGGCCGGTGGAGCGATCACCATGCCCAAGGGCGACACCCAGTCCTACACCGTCGCCGCCGCCGGCACCTATCGCACCGGCAAGCAGAACAACAACAACAACGTGGAAGGCCGCTTCATCGTGGTCGGCTCTTCCGACTGGATCTCGAACTACGCCCTCGGCTTCGGCGGCAATCGCGATCTCGTCATGAACATGCTCAACTGGCTCACCAACGACGAGGACCTCATCTCCATCCGTCCCAAGGATCCGGAAGACCGCCGCATCCAGCTCACCGGCTCGCAGATGCTGATGGTCCGCATGGTCAGCCAGTTCCTCATCCCGATCTTCGTCATCATCTTCGGGATCATGGTCTGGTGGCGCAGGAGGTAA
- a CDS encoding sialidase family protein: MAEIAMNTLLSRLLLPTLLFAGTALAEKPFVEKDDVFPLDVKHNHASSILYLPNGDLFVCWYRGSGERQADDVQVMGARKKKGAKSWSAPFVLADVAGFPDTNPTLFLDRDKRLWLFWQTIVANTWESAITSYRVSSNYNGDGVPKWDRADIMLLKPNHLVERVQEFGSRYTSGREGDYWKRELEKAKDKYFSRMGWMNRPHPVQLASGRIVVGLYSDGYSISLAAISDDNGLTWHASDPIVGNGNIQPSFAIKKDGGLVAYMRDNGPPPKRLMKSESKDNGETWTFAEDTDIPNSGTGVEVLTLKDGRWLMINNDTERGRNSLCLSISNDEGKTWKWNRHIELDKRAEKPGSFHYPAIVQAADGTIHASYSVFLNHLPQTEPHKTIRHAHFNLEWVMEGDPAEAAH; encoded by the coding sequence ATGGCTGAAATCGCAATGAATACCCTGTTGTCCCGCCTCCTGCTGCCGACCCTGTTGTTCGCCGGCACCGCCCTGGCCGAGAAACCGTTTGTTGAGAAGGACGATGTCTTCCCGCTGGACGTGAAACACAACCACGCGTCGAGCATCCTGTATCTGCCGAACGGGGATCTGTTTGTCTGCTGGTATCGCGGCTCGGGCGAGCGGCAGGCGGATGACGTGCAGGTGATGGGCGCCCGGAAGAAGAAGGGCGCAAAGAGCTGGTCGGCTCCGTTCGTGCTGGCCGATGTAGCCGGCTTCCCGGACACGAATCCGACGCTGTTCCTGGACCGCGATAAGCGGCTGTGGCTGTTCTGGCAGACGATTGTGGCGAACACCTGGGAATCGGCGATCACGAGCTACCGGGTGTCGTCGAACTACAACGGGGACGGGGTGCCCAAGTGGGACCGGGCCGACATCATGCTGCTGAAGCCGAACCACCTGGTGGAGCGCGTGCAGGAGTTTGGTTCGCGGTACACCTCGGGCCGGGAGGGCGACTATTGGAAGCGCGAACTGGAGAAGGCCAAGGACAAGTACTTCTCGCGGATGGGCTGGATGAACCGGCCGCACCCCGTACAACTGGCGTCGGGCCGGATTGTGGTGGGGCTGTATTCCGACGGCTACAGCATCAGCCTGGCGGCGATCAGCGACGACAACGGGCTGACCTGGCACGCGTCCGACCCGATTGTGGGCAACGGCAACATCCAACCGTCGTTCGCGATCAAGAAGGACGGCGGGTTGGTGGCCTACATGCGGGACAACGGTCCGCCGCCGAAGCGGCTCATGAAGAGCGAATCGAAGGACAACGGCGAGACGTGGACGTTCGCGGAGGATACCGATATTCCGAACTCCGGCACAGGCGTGGAAGTGTTGACGCTGAAGGACGGCCGCTGGCTGATGATCAACAACGACACGGAGCGCGGGCGGAATTCTCTGTGCCTGTCGATCTCGAACGATGAGGGCAAGACCTGGAAGTGGAACCGGCATATTGAACTGGACAAGCGGGCGGAGAAGCCGGGGTCGTTTCATTATCCGGCGATTGTGCAGGCTGCGGACGGGACGATCCACGCGAGCTACAGCGTGTTCCTGAATCACCTGCCGCAGACGGAGCCGCACAAGACGATCCGGCATGCGCACTTCAACCTGGAGTGGGTGATGGAGGGGGATCCGGCGGAGGCAGCCCATTGA
- a CDS encoding ABC transporter permease: MTNVITICQKELKSYFSSPIAYLLMAMFAIVFGFFFWNAVGYFVNVSFQSQAMGRSFPMDVNEMIIRPLLMNVSVIGLFLIPLISMRLFSEEKRSGTIELLLTSPIHDAEIIIGKWLAAVALYGCILLISGLNFFFLFAYGKPDWKPLVIGYLGLILQAGALLAIGAFVSTLTRNQIIAGAVTFSVCLLLWVFEWVAGYETSTWAAVMGYMSVVRHFEPFSKGVLDTRDAVYFASMIFLGLFLTARSLESLRWRA, translated from the coding sequence ATGACCAACGTCATCACCATCTGCCAGAAGGAACTCAAGAGCTACTTCTCCTCGCCCATCGCTTACCTGCTCATGGCGATGTTTGCCATCGTCTTCGGCTTCTTCTTCTGGAATGCCGTCGGCTACTTCGTCAACGTCAGCTTCCAGTCGCAGGCCATGGGCCGCAGCTTCCCCATGGATGTGAATGAGATGATCATCCGCCCGCTGCTGATGAACGTTTCGGTGATCGGCCTGTTCCTGATCCCGCTCATCTCCATGCGCCTGTTCTCGGAAGAGAAACGCTCCGGCACCATCGAACTGCTGCTCACCTCGCCCATCCACGACGCCGAGATCATCATCGGCAAGTGGCTGGCCGCCGTCGCGCTCTACGGCTGCATCCTGCTCATCAGCGGCCTCAACTTCTTCTTCCTGTTCGCCTACGGCAAGCCCGACTGGAAGCCGCTGGTCATCGGCTACCTCGGCCTCATCCTGCAGGCCGGCGCGCTGCTCGCCATCGGGGCCTTCGTCTCCACCCTCACCCGCAATCAGATCATCGCCGGCGCCGTCACCTTCTCGGTCTGCCTGCTGCTGTGGGTCTTTGAATGGGTGGCCGGCTACGAGACCTCCACCTGGGCTGCCGTCATGGGCTACATGTCGGTGGTCCGCCACTTCGAGCCCTTCTCCAAGGGCGTATTGGATACACGCGACGCGGTCTACTTCGCGTCCATGATCTTCCTGGGACTGTTCCTCACGGCGCGGAGCCTGGAATCGCTCCGCTGGAGAGCGTAA
- a CDS encoding cysteine hydrolase family protein, translated as MKTVFFDIDTQFDFVNPAGALYVPGAELILPNVARLNQYAAANGIPLISTADAHTETDPEFANWPHHCVAGTLGQRKPETTLVGQIVLTKQSVDCFTIPGLPALLDELGAERCVVYGVVTEICVKHAVFGLLRTGRYVELVTDAVKSLNEDAAAQMLRDLAAQGGVATTVGAVCR; from the coding sequence ATGAAGACCGTCTTCTTCGACATCGATACGCAGTTCGACTTCGTCAATCCCGCCGGAGCCCTCTACGTCCCCGGCGCCGAGCTCATCCTCCCCAACGTCGCGCGCCTCAACCAGTACGCCGCCGCCAACGGCATCCCGCTGATCTCCACCGCCGACGCGCACACCGAAACCGACCCCGAATTCGCCAATTGGCCGCACCACTGCGTCGCCGGCACCCTGGGCCAGCGCAAGCCGGAGACCACACTGGTCGGCCAGATCGTTTTAACCAAGCAGTCTGTGGATTGTTTTACGATACCTGGCCTGCCCGCGCTGCTCGACGAACTGGGCGCGGAGCGCTGCGTCGTCTACGGCGTTGTCACCGAAATCTGCGTCAAACACGCAGTCTTCGGCCTGTTGAGGACAGGCAGGTACGTGGAACTCGTCACCGATGCGGTGAAGAGCCTGAATGAGGATGCCGCGGCGCAAATGCTTCGCGACCTCGCCGCTCAGGGCGGCGTGGCGACAACCGTCGGCGCCGTCTGCCGTTGA
- the hpt gene encoding hypoxanthine phosphoribosyltransferase, translated as MASPKIEVLIPHDEIQARIAALGAQITADYQGRSIVLVGVLKGSFIFLADLVRHIDLPVRIEFIGTKSYEGTTTSGQVQLTKDLDKPIQEEDVLLVEDIIDTGLTLNYLQHVMSQRAPRSLKIASFLDKPSRRRIAVEGDYIGFTIEDKFVIGYGLDFDQRYRNLKDLCILVP; from the coding sequence ATGGCGTCTCCTAAAATCGAAGTCCTCATCCCACACGACGAAATCCAAGCCCGCATCGCCGCCCTCGGCGCCCAGATCACCGCCGACTACCAGGGCCGCTCCATCGTTCTCGTGGGCGTTCTGAAGGGCTCCTTCATTTTTCTGGCAGACCTGGTGCGCCATATCGATCTCCCCGTCCGCATCGAATTCATCGGCACCAAGAGCTATGAAGGCACCACCACCTCCGGCCAGGTGCAGCTCACCAAGGACCTCGATAAGCCAATTCAGGAGGAGGACGTGCTCCTGGTCGAGGACATCATCGACACAGGTCTCACCCTCAACTACCTCCAGCACGTCATGTCCCAGCGTGCCCCGCGCTCCCTCAAGATCGCCTCGTTCCTCGACAAACCCTCCCGCCGCCGCATCGCCGTCGAAGGCGACTATATCGGCTTCACCATTGAAGATAAGTTCGTCATCGGCTACGGCCTCGACTTCGACCAGCGCTACCGCAATCTCAAAGACCTCTGCATCCTCGTCCCCTAG
- the rsfS gene encoding ribosome silencing factor, whose protein sequence is MRKPKENGAVATAVVTESPTWQLALRAAEAKKADGIRILDLREITSFADYFLICTGTNQRQNQAIWDEIAVRMKKEAGEMPINVEGFENGEWILGDFGDLIVHIFSEEKREYYQLERLWRDAKDVPIPPEAAA, encoded by the coding sequence TTGCGGAAACCTAAAGAAAACGGGGCAGTAGCTACTGCAGTCGTCACGGAAAGCCCCACGTGGCAGCTTGCATTGCGGGCAGCCGAAGCCAAAAAGGCAGATGGCATCCGCATTTTGGACCTCCGCGAAATCACCTCCTTCGCCGACTATTTCCTCATCTGCACGGGCACGAACCAGCGCCAGAACCAGGCGATCTGGGACGAAATTGCCGTGCGCATGAAGAAAGAGGCCGGCGAGATGCCCATCAACGTGGAAGGCTTCGAGAATGGCGAATGGATTCTCGGGGACTTCGGCGACCTGATTGTGCACATCTTCTCGGAAGAGAAGCGGGAGTACTACCAACTCGAGCGTCTCTGGCGCGATGCCAAAGACGTGCCGATTCCTCCGGAAGCCGCCGCCTAA
- a CDS encoding FAD-dependent oxidoreductase, with translation MKRRDLLTAFPFSGYSLAVLAQDLHAQSLPPAKPDFDIVAPPKNRPKTIQHEPNMTLVELKTDVFIAGGGLAGVCAALSAARNGAKVVLVQDRSRLGGNSSSEVKMHVVGANSHRGRPGWREGGLIEELRLDDAAGNPQRSWEMWDLLLYDKVVREKNITVLLETTLYSVVKKGEAIDHVMARCDKSEHLYRVHAPLYLDCTGDSRLGLESGALMRTGREARSEFNESLAPEKPDEETLGSSILFTSRDYGRPMPFTPPSWARKVTREQLRFRPTKTWEYGYWWIEWGGNLNTIWDNERIRYELLAIALGVWDYIKNSDNHPDSANWALDWLGMMPGKRGSRRMVGDHLLTQHDLLKGEFDDAVAIGGWPMDDHPPGGFDRSELPPNTVLKTPEVYNIPLRSLYSKNVPNLMMAGRNISATHAAFTSSRVMATCACVGQAAGTAAAQCVSAGILPRQLAQDRPRVQSLQQTLLRQDQSLRGVKNEDLLDLAKQAKVQASGSEEHYPAQNILDGWVRDIPGKEVHQWAGRLSSDGAWIELQWPRPVKLSSIQLTFDTGFQRELTLSSSDGVTKGIVRAPQPETVRDYRILAGGKELATVTGNHQRLRRHQFEAVTTDRIRVQISATNGSELARLFEIRCYA, from the coding sequence ATGAAGCGCCGCGACCTCCTTACCGCCTTTCCCTTCTCGGGTTACTCCCTGGCCGTGCTCGCGCAGGACCTCCACGCCCAATCCCTGCCGCCGGCCAAGCCCGACTTCGACATCGTCGCGCCGCCCAAAAATCGCCCCAAGACCATCCAGCACGAACCCAACATGACGCTGGTCGAGCTCAAGACCGACGTCTTCATCGCCGGTGGCGGCCTCGCCGGAGTCTGCGCCGCCCTCAGTGCCGCCCGCAATGGAGCCAAGGTCGTCCTCGTCCAGGACCGCTCCCGCCTCGGCGGCAACTCCTCCAGCGAAGTAAAGATGCACGTCGTCGGAGCCAATTCCCACCGCGGCCGGCCCGGCTGGCGCGAAGGCGGCCTCATCGAGGAACTCCGCCTCGACGACGCCGCCGGCAACCCGCAGCGCAGTTGGGAGATGTGGGACCTCCTGCTCTACGACAAGGTGGTCCGCGAAAAGAACATCACAGTCCTGCTGGAGACCACCCTGTACAGCGTGGTCAAAAAGGGCGAAGCCATCGACCACGTCATGGCCCGCTGCGACAAGAGCGAGCACCTCTACCGCGTCCACGCGCCGCTCTATCTCGACTGCACCGGCGACTCCCGCCTCGGACTGGAATCCGGAGCCCTCATGCGCACCGGCCGCGAAGCCCGCTCCGAGTTCAATGAATCGCTCGCGCCCGAGAAGCCGGACGAGGAGACCCTCGGCTCCAGCATCCTCTTTACGTCCCGAGACTACGGCCGCCCCATGCCGTTCACCCCGCCCAGTTGGGCTCGCAAGGTGACCAGGGAGCAGCTCCGCTTCCGCCCCACCAAGACCTGGGAATACGGCTACTGGTGGATCGAGTGGGGCGGCAACCTGAACACCATCTGGGACAACGAGCGCATCCGCTACGAGCTGCTCGCCATCGCCCTCGGCGTCTGGGACTACATCAAGAACAGCGACAACCACCCCGATTCCGCCAACTGGGCTCTCGACTGGCTTGGCATGATGCCCGGCAAGCGCGGCAGCCGCCGCATGGTGGGCGATCATCTCCTCACGCAGCACGATCTGCTCAAAGGCGAGTTCGACGACGCGGTCGCCATTGGCGGCTGGCCCATGGACGACCACCCGCCGGGAGGCTTCGACCGCTCCGAACTGCCGCCCAACACCGTGCTGAAGACGCCCGAGGTCTACAACATTCCTCTCCGTTCGCTCTACAGTAAAAACGTCCCGAACCTGATGATGGCGGGCCGCAACATCAGCGCCACCCACGCGGCCTTCACCTCTAGCCGCGTCATGGCCACCTGCGCCTGCGTCGGGCAGGCGGCCGGTACCGCTGCGGCTCAATGTGTCTCCGCCGGAATCCTCCCGCGCCAACTGGCGCAGGACCGCCCGCGCGTCCAGTCGCTCCAGCAGACACTGCTGCGCCAGGATCAGTCGTTACGCGGAGTGAAGAACGAAGATCTGCTCGACCTTGCCAAACAGGCGAAAGTGCAGGCGTCCGGCAGCGAGGAGCACTATCCCGCCCAGAACATCCTCGACGGCTGGGTCCGCGACATCCCGGGCAAAGAGGTCCATCAGTGGGCCGGAAGGCTCTCCTCGGATGGCGCCTGGATTGAACTCCAATGGCCGCGCCCGGTGAAGCTCTCGAGCATCCAGTTGACGTTCGACACCGGCTTCCAGCGCGAGTTGACGCTCTCTTCGTCAGATGGCGTGACGAAGGGAATCGTCCGGGCCCCGCAACCGGAGACGGTGAGGGACTACCGCATCCTGGCCGGAGGCAAAGAACTCGCCACGGTGACAGGGAATCACCAGAGGCTGCGCCGCCACCAATTCGAGGCGGTGACGACAGACCGCATAAGAGTGCAGATTTCGGCCACGAACGGCAGCGAACTGGCGCGTCTCTTCGAGATCCGCTGCTACGCCTGA
- a CDS encoding DUF4340 domain-containing protein, translating into MKARGLLVAVVLLAALGGAVYWSNKQQKEDAAKPPAGTPPKILTLNEADITAVDIKRREGENTSLKRSASNVWAVTAPQAYDTDREAINNLLTALTSLSSEKVIEEKPTDLAGFGLKTPPVQFVISLKNGKTRTVSLGDEAPVGGATFAQVDGDARVFTIASSTRATLDKLGVDFRDKRLLKFDVTKLARLQLTVKGVNLEFSKNGQNEWTIVSPKPMRADGWQVEELARKLTDAKLDPLLTSDQQADLAKQFAASAPLATVAITDAATTQKLEVRKNKENKFYAKSSVVDGFHLITDEIGKDLDKSPEDFRNKKLFSFGFNDPTRVDYKDSAKQLNASKAGDRWVANNKTMDSVGIQSLIDRLRDLSATKFPDSGFTTPEIEIGVTSQDGKVTEKVSISKAGDRYIARREGEPSLYELEAKAVSDLQKAASDVKEQPPAKGAGK; encoded by the coding sequence ATGAAAGCGAGAGGATTACTCGTCGCCGTCGTCCTGCTGGCGGCCCTCGGCGGAGCTGTCTACTGGTCCAATAAGCAGCAGAAGGAAGATGCCGCCAAGCCGCCGGCCGGCACTCCTCCCAAGATCCTGACCCTCAACGAAGCCGACATCACGGCCGTTGACATCAAACGCCGCGAGGGCGAGAACACCTCCCTCAAACGCAGCGCCTCCAACGTCTGGGCCGTCACGGCACCGCAGGCCTACGACACCGACCGAGAAGCCATCAACAACCTCCTCACCGCGCTCACCTCCCTCAGCTCGGAGAAGGTGATCGAGGAGAAGCCCACTGACCTCGCCGGCTTCGGCCTCAAGACGCCTCCAGTTCAGTTCGTCATTTCTCTGAAGAACGGCAAGACCCGCACCGTCAGCCTCGGCGACGAAGCGCCCGTCGGCGGCGCGACCTTCGCGCAAGTGGATGGGGACGCCCGCGTCTTCACCATCGCCTCCAGCACCCGCGCCACGCTCGACAAGCTCGGCGTCGACTTCCGCGACAAACGCCTGCTCAAGTTCGACGTCACCAAGCTGGCCCGCCTGCAGCTCACCGTCAAAGGCGTGAACCTCGAATTCTCCAAGAACGGCCAGAACGAGTGGACCATCGTCAGCCCCAAGCCTATGCGGGCCGACGGCTGGCAGGTGGAGGAACTCGCGCGCAAACTCACTGACGCCAAGCTCGATCCGCTCCTCACCTCCGATCAGCAGGCCGACCTCGCCAAGCAGTTCGCCGCTTCCGCCCCGCTCGCCACCGTAGCCATCACCGACGCGGCCACCACCCAGAAACTGGAAGTGCGCAAGAACAAGGAGAACAAGTTCTACGCGAAGTCCAGCGTGGTGGACGGCTTCCATCTCATCACCGACGAGATCGGCAAGGATCTCGACAAGTCGCCTGAGGACTTTCGAAACAAGAAGCTCTTCTCCTTCGGCTTCAACGACCCCACCCGCGTCGACTACAAGGACTCAGCCAAACAGCTCAACGCCAGCAAGGCCGGCGACCGCTGGGTGGCCAACAACAAGACCATGGACTCCGTCGGCATCCAGTCGCTCATCGACCGCCTGCGCGACCTCTCCGCCACCAAATTCCCGGACTCCGGTTTCACCACGCCGGAGATCGAAATCGGCGTCACTTCGCAGGACGGCAAGGTCACCGAGAAGGTGTCTATCTCCAAGGCCGGCGATCGTTACATTGCGCGCCGCGAGGGAGAACCGTCACTCTATGAGTTGGAGGCCAAAGCCGTGTCCGATCTACAAAAAGCAGCCAGCGACGTGAAGGAGCAGCCACCGGCGAAGGGCGCCGGAAAGTGA